One genomic region from Augochlora pura isolate Apur16 chromosome 7, APUR_v2.2.1, whole genome shotgun sequence encodes:
- the LOC144473776 gene encoding nucleoside hydrolase, producing the protein MNKVANNIATIFLCLTWCSISFQDSARTTDASRKVIIDTDAGVDDATAILLILKSKGIEVLAITCTYGNTYVDNVVTNVLKTLTIADRGDIPVYKGAQRPFLNTYKPSNYFGSDGLGDFNFTEEITAHVDGSVHAALALLNLTKAYPGEITLLCIGPLTNVALAMTLDPLFTTYLEKLIILGSSVSGIGNVSPNVEFNFGQDPESNSIVLNRSDTVSILFPWETAKSSSIHMDWRANILGKLNSTAMNFLNKAERLSIANSTEWTPADAMAAAIMIWPELIEESTVTNVSPVTDGAARGSVLVDYTHLTGKSNNSEIVQCFNVTAFQDALLKHLS; encoded by the exons ATGAACAAAGTTGCTAACAATATCGCTACGATATTTCTCTGTCTGACATGGTGCAGTATTAG TTTTCAAGATTCAGCAAGGACTACTGATGCTTCGAGGAAAGTGATAATTGATACGGACGCTGGTGTCGATGATGCCACGGCAATTCTTTTGATTCTTAAATCAAAAGGAATCGAAGTCCTGGCGATCACTTGTACATATGGAAATACGTATGTGGACAATGTGGTGACAAATGTACTTAAAACTCTGACAATCGCAGACAGAGGCGAC ATACCGGTATATAAAGGGGCACAGAGGCCATTCTTAAATACGTACAAACCCAGTAATTACTTTGGCTCTGATGGTTTGGGGGATTTCAATTTTACCGAGGAAATTACTGCTCACGTCGATGGAAGTGTACATGCAGCTCTGGCACTTTTGAACTTAACAAAAGCGTATCCAg GTGAGATAACACTATTATGTATCGGCCCATTGACAAATGTCGCTTTAGCAATGACATTGGATCCTTTGTTCACTACCTATTTGGAGAAGCTTATTATACTAGGGTCCAGTGTCTCTGGAATCGGTAATGTTTCACCCAATGTCGAGTTCAATTTTGGCCAAGATCCAGAGAGCAATTCAATTGTATTGAATCGCAGTGATACAGTCAGTATTCTATTTCCATGGGAGACAGCTAAGAGCAGTAGCATACATATG GATTGGCGTGCCAATATACTGGGGAAGCTAAACTCCACTGCTATGAATTTTCTGAACAAAGCAGAACGGCTAAGTATAGCGAATAGTACTGAGTGGACTCCAGCGGATGCAATGGCTGCTGCAATTATGATATGGCCAGAATTGATAGAGGAGTCTACAGTGACCAATGTAAGTCCTGTGACTGATGGAGCAGCTAGGGGATCAGTACTCGTGGACTACACACATTTGACTGGCAAGTCAAACAATTCGGAAATAGTACAATGTTTCAATGTAACAGCTTTCCAGGATGCGTTGCTAAAACATCTGTCTTAA
- the LOC144472003 gene encoding uncharacterized protein LOC144472003 — translation MRNIIYKIFLILLMNIAVYTRNSKAHHIVPLVGRFDHSEGPHWDHRTQKLYFVDIEKQKLCRCDPITRDLTCTYIANGPVGVAVPVHDEPNKFVAGTGTDFALITWDSHKNVTRAISQTLTVVDTNRNGTRWNDGKVDSSGRFWGGTIGPEANDVVVPDQATFYRIDSDLRPKTELSPVTNSNGLAWNHEDDIFYYIDTPTRKIAAFDYEPISGTISNKRIAFDLEKHNITGLPDGMTIDINGNLWIALYGGGGVLHVDPRTDRVLQFLKLPVDDVTSCAFGGPLLDVLFVTTSSRDLNAEELIKQPHAGYVFSVHGLGVHGLLANSFVLNDLSKCAIFTAISIASMDAHVRICYYRWMSMYWIDKMSEPTVIPLAGPYTLGEGPHWDQTSGTLYFVDILAQEILRYDPSMLTTTSAYIENGTVGFVVPVDGVPNTFLAGVNTDLMLVTWNGKETLSRCPIKKLATVDSDTVETRWNDAKVDSSGRLWGGTMAREVDGSIAPNKGSFYSVNADLVIKKQVTPVGISNGVAWSSNGNTLYYIDSHSYQVVAYNYNAQTGAISDKRTVFDLQENNINGFPDGMTIDTNGNLWVAVYGGGGILNIKPETGELLRFVKIPNAELITSVAFGGTNYDTLYVTSSRVGLKEDQLEKQPQAGYLFAVKGLGVRGLPANSFKLSQK, via the exons atgcgaaacattatttataaaatttttcttattttactgATGAACATTGCTGTTTATACACGTAACAG CAAAGCACATCACATTGTTCCATTAGTAGGTCGATTCGATCATAGCGAGGGTCCTCATTGGGACCATCGTACTCAGAAACTCTATTTCGTTGACATAGAGAAACAAAAGCTTTGCAGATGTGATCCTATAACGAGGGATCTTACTTGCACTTACATAG CAAATGGTCCTGTCGGAGTCGCAGTTCCTGTTCATGATGAACCAAATAAATTTGTGGCTGGTACTGGAACCGATTTCGCTCTAATTACATGGGACAGCCATAAAAATGTAACACGAGCGATTTCCCAAACGCTGACCGTTGTCGACACCAATCGGAATGGTACCAGATGGAACGATGGAAAAGTGGATTCTTCAGGAAGATTTTGGGGTG GTACAATCGGTCCCGAAGCGAACGATGTTGTTGTACCTGATCAGGCAACATTCTATCGCATCGACTCCGATTTAAGACCGAAGACGGAATTATCTCCTGTTACAAATAGTAACGGATTAGCTTGGAATCATGAggatgatatattttattacatagaCACCCCTACACGGAAAATTGCTGCATTCGATTACGAGCCTATCAGTGGAACCATAA GTAACAAACGAATCGCGTTTGATCTCGAGAAACACAATATCACGGGTTTACCAGATGGAATGACCATAGACATAAACGGCAACCTTTGGATCGCTTTGTATGGCGGAGGCGGC GTGCTTCACGTTGACCCCCGTACGGATCGAgtgttacaatttttgaagCTACCCGTGGATGATGTAACTAGCTGTGCGTTCGGAGGACCTCTATTAGATGTTCTATTTGTAACTACATCCAGCCGAGATTTAAACGCagaggaattaattaaacaaccCCATGCCGGTTATGTTTTCAGTGTACATGGTTTGGGTGTACATGGCCTCCTAGCAAATTCGTTTGTACTAAATGATTTGTCCAAATGTGCTAT atTTACAGCAATATCG ATAGCAAGTATGGACGCACATGTACGGATATGTTACTACCGTTGGATGTCCATGTATTGGATCGAC aAGATGTCAGAGCCAACTGTAATACCATTAGCAGGTCCATACACACTGGGCGAAGGTCCACATTGGGATCAGACTTCTGgaacattatattttgttgATATACTTGCTCAAGAGATTCTTAGATATGATCCTTCAATGTTGACCACTACGTCTGCTTACATAG aaaatggaACCGTAGGATTTGTAGTTCCTGTTGATGGTGTTCCTAATACATTTCTAGCAGGAGTTAATACAGATTTGATGCTAGTTACATGGAATGGAAAAGAAACTCTTTCAAGGTGTCCAATTAAAAAACTGGCCACTGTGGACAGTGATACTGTAGAAACCAGGTGGAACGATGCCAAAGTAGATTCTTCTGGAAGATTATGGGGTG gaACAATGGCTCGTGAAGTAGATGGATCAATTGCTCCTAACAAAGGATCTTTCTACAGTGTCAATGCTGatcttgttataaaaaaacaaGTAACTCCTGTAGGTATAAGCAACGGAGTAGCATGGAGTTCTAATGGTAACACACTTTATTACATTGATTCGCACAGCTATCAGGTAGTGGCATACAATTATAACGCTCAGACAGGAGCTATAT CCGATAAAAGGACTGTCTTTGATcttcaagaaaataatatcaatggATTTCCAGATGGTATGACTATAGACACGAATGGAAATTTGTGGGTAGCTGTGTATGGTGGAGGTGGT ATACTGAATATAAAACCAGAAACAGGAGAATTGCTGCGTTTTGTTAAGATTCCTAATGCTGAACTTATAACCAGCGTTGCATTTGGTGGTACCAATTATGACACGTTATATGTAACATCATCGCGTGTGGGACTGAAAGAGGATCAGTTGGAAAAGCAACCGCAAGCAGGTTACCTATTTGCTGTTAAAGGTTTAGGTGTACGTGGTTTACCTGCGAATTCGTTCAAGTTGTcacagaaataa
- the LOC144472426 gene encoding protein OPI10 homolog yields MCTVHFLALCDNQKTVECSRSYAKMLGIIVSGRLVQTDFQQIGENQFLITVPDADNINHIVVFLTGTIIFPDGTGGAVYFSWPDSNAPPNWQFLGYISNAKPSAIFKISTLKRNHEFENSNLGIFGIGKISHVAQIGVSIEPLGAIELQAATVTAATSNSFLEFVQKMLTSFLNYVSSFSVTQAQMTPNPTENFVPLSTIQGWYETFERRLQQNPNFWKA; encoded by the exons ATGTGTACCGTGCATTTTCTAGCATTGTGCGATAACCAGAAGACAGTAGAATGCTCTAGATCGTACGCAAAAATGCTTGGCATAATTGTGTCTGGTCGACTA GTGCAGACGGACTTTCAACAAATAGGAGAAAACCAATTCTTAATAACTGTACCTGACGCGGATAACATAAATCATATTGTGGTATTCCTTACAGGTACTATAATTTTCCCTGATGGAACGGGTGGTGCAG TGTATTTTAGTTGGCCGGATTCCAATGCTCCGCCAAATTGGCAATTCCTTGGATACATTTCCAATGCTAAACCATCAGctatattcaaaatatcaaCGCTGAAAAGGAATCATGAGTTTGAGAACAGTAACCTAGGAATATTTGGAATTGGAAAAATCTCACATGTAGCGCAAATAGGTGTTTCGATAGAACCTTTAGGAGCTATAGAATTACAGGCAGCTACAGTGACTGCAGCTACATCAAATTCTTTCTTAGAATTTGTGCAGAAAATGCTAACCAGTTTCTTGAATTACGTATCAAGTTTCTCTGTGACTCAGGCACAAATGACACCGAATCCAACAGAGAACTTCGTACCACTTTCCACTATTCAAGGATGGTACGAAACTTTTGAAAGAAGATTACAACAAAATCCAAATTTCTGGAAGGCTTAG